A stretch of the Archocentrus centrarchus isolate MPI-CPG fArcCen1 unplaced genomic scaffold, fArcCen1 scaffold_29_ctg1, whole genome shotgun sequence genome encodes the following:
- the LOC115776246 gene encoding uncharacterized protein LOC115776246 isoform X1, whose translation MFGVTHVMAIDGFSKKIVSHSTMPVKNNIIIYEDVYRPALLSCGLWDQVRVDCGKEFYLALFIQERLAQYRYNCQRQPYIQTPSTRNHVIERMWSEVNARVNYPLKTALVQLVDMEELDMEDSTSKYCVSNLTCQMARIGITNVVEAWNAHRIPGKGIPNELAKGGCPAKIPEELLPNGAAAADLYQQEVGSALKRDSIFGLEPFSSEEAKQWTETEFGSHFDLFSLYQNVVHHNYGPFKDAVRFLIDITRCCV comes from the exons ATGTTTGGAGTGACCCATGTCATGGCTATTGATGGTTTCAGCAAGAAGATTGTCAGTCATTCCACCATGCCGGTAAAAAACAACATCATCATTTACGAGGATGTGTACAG ACCTGCTCTGCTTTCTTGTGGACTGTGGGATCAGGTCAGAGTTGACTGTGGGAAGGAGTTTTACCTGGCACTGTTCATCCAGGAAAGGCTGGCACAATACAGATACAATTGTCAGAGGCAGCCCTACATTCAGACACCTTCTACAAGG AACCATGTGATTGAGAGAATGTGGTCAGAGGTAAATGCCCGAGTCAACTATCCTCTGAAGACTGCTTTGGTACAACTGGTGGACATGGAGGAACTGGACATGGAGGACAGCACATCCAAGTACTGTGTGTCAAACTTGACATGCCAGATGGCCAGGATTGGTATCACTAATGTTGTAGAGGCATGGAATGCACACAGAATCCCAG GAAAAGGAATACCAAATGAACTGGCTAAAGGGGGGTGTCCTGCAAAAATTCCTGAGGAACTTCTGCCTAATGGTGCCGCTGCAGCTGACCTGTATCAGCAGGAGGTGGGATCAGCCTTGAAGAGAGATTCCATTTTTGGACTGGAGCCTTTCTCCTCTGAAGAAGCCAAACAGTGGACTGAAACAGAGTTTGgttctcattttgacttgttttcacTTTACCAAAACGTGGTTCATCATAACTATGGACCCTTTAAAGATGCTGTTAGGTTTCTTATTGACATCACCAGATGTTGTGTGTGA
- the LOC115776246 gene encoding uncharacterized protein LOC115776246 isoform X2 has translation MQQDSSKKIVSHSTMPVKNNIIIYEDVYRPALLSCGLWDQVRVDCGKEFYLALFIQERLAQYRYNCQRQPYIQTPSTRNHVIERMWSEVNARVNYPLKTALVQLVDMEELDMEDSTSKYCVSNLTCQMARIGITNVVEAWNAHRIPGKGIPNELAKGGCPAKIPEELLPNGAAAADLYQQEVGSALKRDSIFGLEPFSSEEAKQWTETEFGSHFDLFSLYQNVVHHNYGPFKDAVRFLIDITRCCV, from the exons ATGCAGCAAGACAGCAG CAAGAAGATTGTCAGTCATTCCACCATGCCGGTAAAAAACAACATCATCATTTACGAGGATGTGTACAG ACCTGCTCTGCTTTCTTGTGGACTGTGGGATCAGGTCAGAGTTGACTGTGGGAAGGAGTTTTACCTGGCACTGTTCATCCAGGAAAGGCTGGCACAATACAGATACAATTGTCAGAGGCAGCCCTACATTCAGACACCTTCTACAAGG AACCATGTGATTGAGAGAATGTGGTCAGAGGTAAATGCCCGAGTCAACTATCCTCTGAAGACTGCTTTGGTACAACTGGTGGACATGGAGGAACTGGACATGGAGGACAGCACATCCAAGTACTGTGTGTCAAACTTGACATGCCAGATGGCCAGGATTGGTATCACTAATGTTGTAGAGGCATGGAATGCACACAGAATCCCAG GAAAAGGAATACCAAATGAACTGGCTAAAGGGGGGTGTCCTGCAAAAATTCCTGAGGAACTTCTGCCTAATGGTGCCGCTGCAGCTGACCTGTATCAGCAGGAGGTGGGATCAGCCTTGAAGAGAGATTCCATTTTTGGACTGGAGCCTTTCTCCTCTGAAGAAGCCAAACAGTGGACTGAAACAGAGTTTGgttctcattttgacttgttttcacTTTACCAAAACGTGGTTCATCATAACTATGGACCCTTTAAAGATGCTGTTAGGTTTCTTATTGACATCACCAGATGTTGTGTGTGA
- the LOC115776245 gene encoding uncharacterized protein LOC115776245 isoform X1 yields the protein MATGSYVLFRESRRVTLKEDDMSVDKICRIFQVNCSSLYITDDANTAIFPEPAGHFSILNLSHHSHYEVHGDPVHSPLPASRSLPTTGIPFAFMHRPSPSALTDTPRPSAGMPRASNLFPARSFQRAIHIAKIVNDKLSTSKTVIIRFLEAEANVEGITQKVKDALGCDEVITLTDSQGNEIVDSEGTRSSHYWKQNSRKIYAIFEDDFVEFQNGRTAKASRRADDSMSIQEVIGKIDQLKQAAESLQDITSAINQLSELAKHTRKAVTDAHLHSVKDAFACLVCKALMEEPMFSTCCESLVGCRTCVEQWLLTADHCLKCRAEEFDRRVHQVKGLHAVLSLLKEI from the exons ATGGCAACGGGCAGTTATGTCCTTTTTCGAGAAAGCAGACGTGTTACACTTAAGGAAGATGACATGTCTGTGGACAAGATATGCAGGATTTTTCAG GTTAATTGCAGTAGTCTGTACATTACAGATGATGCAAACACTGCAATATTTCCAGAGCCAGcaggacatttttccatcctaAATCTTTCACATCACAGTCATTATGAGGTCCATGGAGATCCAGTTCATAGTCCACTTCCTGCAAGCAGATCCCTACCCACTACTGGTATTCCATTTGCCTTCATGCACCGACCCTCACCTTCTGCTCTGACTGACACACCACGGCCTTCAGCTGGAATGCCACGAGCAAGCAACCTGTTCCCAGCAAGATCTTTCCAAAG GGCTATCCATATTGCCAAAATAGTAAATGACAAGCTCAGTACTTCCAAAACAGTCATCATTCGCTTTTTGGAAGCTGAAGCAAATGTGGAAGGAATAACACAGAAGGTGAAGGATGCCTTGGGCTGTGATGAGGTGATTACCCTGACAGACAGCCAAGGAAATGAAATAGTAGACTCGGAGGGCACAAGAA GTTCCCATTACTGGAAACAGAACTCCAGAAAAATCTATGCAATCTTTGAGGATGACTTTGTGGAGTTCCAGAATGGAAGAACAGCTAAAGCAAG TCGAAGGGCCGACGACAGTATGAGCATACAAGAGGTCATTGGCAAAATTGACCAACTAAAGCAAGCTGCTGAGAGCCTCCAAGATATCACCTCAGCAATAAACCAGCTGTCTGAGCTTGCAAAGCACACACGCAAAGCAGTGACTGATGCCCACCTGCATTCTGTAAAGGATGCCTTTGCCTGCCTCGTTTGCAAAG CTCTAATGGAGGAACCCATGTTTTCCACGTGCTGCGAGTCTCTAGTTGGATGCCGAACATGTGTGGAGCAGTGGCTGTTAACTGCAGATCACTGTCTGAAATGCAGAGCTGAAGAATTTGATCGTAGGGTACACCAAGTTAAGGGTCTCCatgctgttctctctctcctcaaaGAGATATAG
- the LOC115776245 gene encoding uncharacterized protein LOC115776245 isoform X2: MTVEGVLQFPSLSSVFWMSAGWQRAVMSFFEKADVLHLRKMTCLWTRYAGFFSHYEVHGDPVHSPLPASRSLPTTGIPFAFMHRPSPSALTDTPRPSAGMPRASNLFPARSFQRAIHIAKIVNDKLSTSKTVIIRFLEAEANVEGITQKVKDALGCDEVITLTDSQGNEIVDSEGTRSSHYWKQNSRKIYAIFEDDFVEFQNGRTAKASRRADDSMSIQEVIGKIDQLKQAAESLQDITSAINQLSELAKHTRKAVTDAHLHSVKDAFACLVCKALMEEPMFSTCCESLVGCRTCVEQWLLTADHCLKCRAEEFDRRVHQVKGLHAVLSLLKEI, encoded by the exons ATGACAGTAGAGGGCGTGCTGCAGTTTCCATCGTTGTCAAGTGTATTTTGGATGTCTGCGGGATGGCAACGGGCAGTTATGTCCTTTTTCGAGAAAGCAGACGTGTTACACTTAAGGAAGATGACATGTCTGTGGACAAGATATGCAGGATTTTTCAG TCATTATGAGGTCCATGGAGATCCAGTTCATAGTCCACTTCCTGCAAGCAGATCCCTACCCACTACTGGTATTCCATTTGCCTTCATGCACCGACCCTCACCTTCTGCTCTGACTGACACACCACGGCCTTCAGCTGGAATGCCACGAGCAAGCAACCTGTTCCCAGCAAGATCTTTCCAAAG GGCTATCCATATTGCCAAAATAGTAAATGACAAGCTCAGTACTTCCAAAACAGTCATCATTCGCTTTTTGGAAGCTGAAGCAAATGTGGAAGGAATAACACAGAAGGTGAAGGATGCCTTGGGCTGTGATGAGGTGATTACCCTGACAGACAGCCAAGGAAATGAAATAGTAGACTCGGAGGGCACAAGAA GTTCCCATTACTGGAAACAGAACTCCAGAAAAATCTATGCAATCTTTGAGGATGACTTTGTGGAGTTCCAGAATGGAAGAACAGCTAAAGCAAG TCGAAGGGCCGACGACAGTATGAGCATACAAGAGGTCATTGGCAAAATTGACCAACTAAAGCAAGCTGCTGAGAGCCTCCAAGATATCACCTCAGCAATAAACCAGCTGTCTGAGCTTGCAAAGCACACACGCAAAGCAGTGACTGATGCCCACCTGCATTCTGTAAAGGATGCCTTTGCCTGCCTCGTTTGCAAAG CTCTAATGGAGGAACCCATGTTTTCCACGTGCTGCGAGTCTCTAGTTGGATGCCGAACATGTGTGGAGCAGTGGCTGTTAACTGCAGATCACTGTCTGAAATGCAGAGCTGAAGAATTTGATCGTAGGGTACACCAAGTTAAGGGTCTCCatgctgttctctctctcctcaaaGAGATATAG